A part of Aquaspirillum sp. LM1 genomic DNA contains:
- the fabZ gene encoding 3-hydroxyacyl-ACP dehydratase FabZ, with translation MSDTSPLIDLRAILKLLPHRYPFLLVDRVNELEVGKRIVALKNVTINEPFFVGHFDGYPVMPGVLMIEALAQAAGILAVKTHDGDVRKENALYFFVGIDNCRFKRQVVPGDQLILEVEMLRVARGIGKFKAVAKVDGEVAAEADLMCARREV, from the coding sequence ATGAGTGACACCTCTCCCCTGATTGACCTGCGCGCCATCCTCAAACTGCTGCCGCACCGCTATCCGTTCTTGCTGGTTGACCGGGTAAACGAACTGGAAGTGGGCAAGCGCATTGTCGCCCTGAAAAACGTCACCATCAACGAACCGTTTTTTGTCGGCCACTTTGACGGCTACCCGGTGATGCCGGGCGTGCTGATGATCGAAGCGCTGGCCCAGGCCGCCGGCATTCTGGCGGTAAAAACCCACGACGGCGACGTGCGCAAGGAAAACGCCCTGTACTTTTTTGTCGGCATCGACAACTGCCGCTTCAAGCGTCAGGTTGTCCCTGGCGACCAGCTGATCCTGGAAGTGGAAATGCTGCGTGTGGCACGCGGCATTGGCAAGTTCAAGGCGGTGGCCAAGGTAGATGGAGAAGTGGCCGCCGAAGCCGACCTGATGTGCGCCCGTCGGGAGGTGTGA
- the lpxD gene encoding UDP-3-O-(3-hydroxymyristoyl)glucosamine N-acyltransferase produces the protein MALTLSDIVAQLGGELHGADLSVTRLAPLEDAQADEIAFVTGNKFADALRASAAGAVIIKADLLDTAARPAIVCADPYVYFARLAALFHPAPRARAGQIHPSAVVAADAQVAASAELREFVSVGAGAVIGERVLLMAGVVVEAGAVIGDDCVLHPRVVVHHRCVVGARCILHAGAVIGSDGFGNAWAGDHWEKIPQIGRAVLGDDVEIGANTTIDRGALADTVIAHGVRLDNLIHIAHNCRVGAHTAMAACVGVAGSTHIGANCMIGGAAMISGHLKIGDRVHVSGGTLVAKNIDKPGQYTAVYPLATHKEWLSNAAYVRQLGKLAARIKQLEQAGLAQSKEQA, from the coding sequence ATGGCTTTGACCCTTTCCGATATCGTGGCCCAACTCGGTGGCGAGTTGCACGGCGCTGACCTGAGCGTGACCCGGCTGGCTCCGCTGGAAGACGCCCAGGCGGATGAAATTGCCTTTGTCACTGGCAACAAGTTTGCCGACGCCCTGCGCGCCTCGGCAGCGGGTGCGGTCATCATCAAGGCCGACCTGCTGGACACCGCCGCCCGCCCGGCCATTGTCTGCGCCGACCCCTATGTGTATTTTGCCCGCCTGGCCGCGCTGTTTCACCCAGCCCCGCGCGCGCGCGCCGGCCAGATTCACCCCAGCGCCGTGGTGGCCGCCGACGCCCAAGTGGCGGCCAGCGCCGAGCTGCGCGAATTTGTCAGCGTGGGCGCTGGTGCGGTGATTGGCGAACGCGTGCTGCTGATGGCCGGCGTGGTGGTCGAAGCCGGCGCGGTGATTGGCGATGATTGCGTGCTGCATCCGCGTGTGGTGGTGCACCACCGCTGCGTGGTGGGCGCCCGCTGCATCCTGCATGCTGGCGCGGTGATCGGCTCGGATGGTTTTGGCAACGCCTGGGCTGGTGACCATTGGGAAAAAATCCCGCAAATTGGCCGCGCCGTGCTGGGCGATGACGTGGAAATCGGGGCCAACACCACCATCGACCGTGGCGCGCTGGCCGACACGGTGATTGCGCACGGCGTGCGTCTGGATAACCTGATTCACATCGCCCACAACTGCCGGGTGGGTGCCCACACCGCCATGGCCGCCTGCGTCGGCGTGGCCGGCAGCACCCATATTGGGGCCAACTGCATGATTGGCGGCGCGGCGATGATCTCCGGCCACCTGAAAATCGGCGACCGTGTGCATGTTTCCGGCGGCACACTGGTAGCAAAAAATATTGATAAACCGGGCCAGTACACCGCCGTGTACCCGCTGGCCACCCACAAAGAATGGCTGAGCAACGCGGCCTATGTGCGCCAGCTGGGCAAGCTGGCGGCACGGATCAAACAACTTGAACAGGCTGGCCTGGCCCAGTCGAAGGAACAAGCATGA
- a CDS encoding OmpH family outer membrane protein — protein sequence MFALTRARWALLLSLLLAAWPAAAADGQMNLGYVDTERVYREATAAVKAQKRLEQEFASREAELATMARRARDMKQALDSGKLAEAERKAKERDLLALDREFQGKQREFRQEFSQRRTEEFAAIQERANRVIREIARDERFDLILQDVVYVSPRFDITDRVLKALDD from the coding sequence ATGTTTGCATTGACGCGAGCCCGCTGGGCACTGCTTCTGTCGCTACTGCTTGCCGCCTGGCCAGCAGCGGCGGCGGATGGGCAGATGAATCTGGGCTATGTGGACACCGAACGGGTGTACCGCGAGGCCACGGCGGCAGTGAAGGCGCAAAAGCGGCTGGAGCAGGAGTTTGCCAGCCGCGAAGCCGAACTGGCCACCATGGCCCGCCGCGCCCGCGACATGAAGCAGGCGCTGGATTCCGGCAAACTGGCCGAAGCCGAGCGCAAGGCCAAAGAGCGCGACCTGCTGGCGCTGGACCGCGAGTTTCAGGGCAAGCAGCGCGAATTTCGCCAGGAGTTCTCCCAGCGGCGCACCGAAGAATTTGCCGCCATCCAGGAGCGCGCCAACCGGGTGATTCGCGAGATTGCCCGCGACGAACGCTTCGACCTGATCTTGCAGGATGTGGTGTACGTCAGCCCCCGGTTTGACATTACCGACCGGGTGCTGAAAGCACTGGACGACTGA
- the bamA gene encoding outer membrane protein assembly factor BamA, whose amino-acid sequence MGLSLAPLAWAVDPFVVKDIRVEGLQRTEPGTVFNYLPVKVGDTFSDDKASAAIKALFATGFFADVRIETEGEVMIVAITERPVIAELTINGAKEFDSKQLKKALKDNGLSESRVFDKSVLEQAEQELKRQYYSKGKYSVEITSRVTKLERNRVALTLDINEGVAARIKQIKIVGAQAFKEGDLLDEFAQTDSGWLTWLTRDDQYSKQKLQGDLERLRSYYLNRGYFEFNIDSTQVSISPDKRDVYITINVNEGQKYTVSDVRFAGDLTVPEATLKPLVQIKPGDTFTREKVNDSVTAITDLLGNSGYAFANVNAVPEVDKDKRLVAFTFFVDPGRRVYVRRINVAGNTRTRDEVVRREMRQMESGWYDNQKIKRSKERLDLLGYFTDVNIETPAVTDTADQVDVNVSVTEKPTGSVQLGAGFSQDNGFALSASISQSNFFGSGKAVSAGFNTDKVNEYYNLSFTDPYFTVDGTSLGYDVYRKTYDPSQKDRGQYKTKTTGFTVRAGVPITEFDRINFSAGFENTKLGLFSDSPKRYIDFVDEYGSSNNSILSSVSWARDTRDSALWPTKGNVTKTAAEFALPGGDVQYYRFSVSNQWYYPISKSLTLMLNGELGMVNSWSKKKLPFYENFYLGGISSVRGFESGSIGAQDENDNAYGGTRRAVFNIEVLFPFPGMRDDKTLRLSTFLDAGTVFGGQFNSGTNWRDNLRYSTGLGVSWISPLGPMRFSFSQPLHKKSGDHIERFQFTLGTSF is encoded by the coding sequence ATGGGCCTGTCGCTGGCGCCGCTGGCCTGGGCTGTTGATCCGTTTGTGGTCAAGGATATCCGGGTAGAAGGCCTGCAACGCACCGAACCCGGTACCGTATTCAACTATCTGCCGGTAAAAGTGGGCGACACCTTCTCCGACGACAAGGCCTCTGCCGCCATCAAGGCGCTGTTCGCCACCGGGTTTTTTGCCGACGTGCGCATCGAAACCGAAGGCGAGGTGATGATTGTCGCCATCACCGAACGTCCGGTGATTGCCGAACTGACCATCAACGGTGCCAAGGAATTCGACAGCAAGCAGCTGAAAAAAGCCCTGAAAGACAACGGTCTGTCCGAGTCGCGGGTATTCGACAAATCCGTGCTGGAGCAGGCTGAACAGGAACTCAAGCGCCAGTATTACAGCAAGGGCAAGTACTCGGTAGAAATCACCTCGCGGGTGACCAAGCTGGAGCGCAACCGCGTGGCGCTGACGCTGGACATCAACGAAGGCGTAGCCGCCCGCATCAAGCAGATCAAGATTGTCGGCGCGCAGGCGTTCAAGGAAGGCGACCTGCTCGACGAATTTGCCCAGACCGACTCCGGCTGGCTGACCTGGCTGACCCGCGACGACCAGTATTCCAAACAAAAGCTGCAGGGCGACCTCGAACGCCTGCGCTCGTACTACCTCAATCGCGGCTACTTCGAATTCAACATCGACTCCACCCAGGTGTCGATCAGCCCGGACAAGCGTGATGTGTACATCACCATCAACGTCAACGAAGGGCAAAAATACACCGTGTCCGACGTGCGCTTTGCCGGTGACCTGACCGTGCCGGAAGCCACGCTGAAACCGCTGGTGCAGATCAAGCCGGGCGACACCTTCACCCGCGAAAAGGTCAACGACAGCGTCACCGCCATCACCGACCTGCTGGGCAACAGCGGCTACGCCTTTGCCAACGTCAACGCCGTGCCGGAAGTGGACAAGGACAAGCGCCTGGTGGCGTTTACCTTCTTTGTCGATCCGGGCCGTCGTGTGTACGTGCGCCGCATCAATGTGGCCGGCAACACCCGCACCCGCGACGAAGTGGTGCGCCGTGAAATGCGCCAGATGGAAAGCGGCTGGTACGACAACCAGAAAATCAAGCGCAGCAAGGAACGTCTGGACCTGCTTGGCTACTTTACCGACGTGAACATCGAAACCCCGGCAGTGACCGACACCGCCGACCAGGTGGATGTGAATGTCAGCGTCACCGAAAAACCGACCGGCAGCGTACAGCTGGGTGCCGGCTTCTCGCAGGACAACGGCTTTGCCCTGTCGGCGTCGATCTCGCAGAGCAACTTCTTTGGCTCGGGCAAGGCCGTGTCGGCGGGCTTTAACACCGACAAGGTCAACGAATACTACAACCTGTCGTTCACCGACCCGTACTTTACCGTCGATGGCACCAGCCTGGGTTACGACGTCTACCGCAAGACCTACGACCCCAGCCAGAAGGATCGCGGTCAGTACAAGACCAAGACTACCGGCTTCACCGTGCGCGCGGGCGTGCCGATTACCGAATTCGACCGCATCAACTTCAGCGCCGGTTTTGAAAACACCAAGCTGGGCCTGTTCTCCGACAGCCCGAAGCGCTATATCGACTTTGTTGACGAATATGGCAGCAGCAACAACAGCATCCTGTCTTCGGTCAGCTGGGCGCGCGACACCCGCGACTCGGCGCTGTGGCCCACCAAGGGCAATGTGACCAAAACCGCCGCCGAATTTGCCCTGCCGGGTGGCGATGTGCAGTACTACCGCTTCAGCGTGAGCAACCAGTGGTACTACCCGATCAGCAAGAGCCTGACGCTGATGCTCAATGGCGAACTGGGCATGGTCAACAGCTGGTCGAAGAAAAAGCTGCCGTTCTACGAAAACTTCTACTTGGGCGGCATCAGCTCGGTGCGCGGGTTTGAGTCGGGCAGTATTGGCGCGCAGGACGAAAACGACAACGCCTACGGCGGCACCCGCCGTGCCGTGTTCAATATCGAAGTGCTGTTCCCCTTCCCGGGCATGCGTGACGACAAGACCCTGCGTCTGTCCACCTTCCTGGATGCGGGTACCGTGTTTGGCGGCCAGTTCAATAGCGGCACCAACTGGCGCGACAACCTGCGCTACTCCACCGGTCTGGGCGTGTCGTGGATTTCACCGCTGGGCCCGATGCGCTTCAGCTTCTCGCAGCCGCTGCACAAGAAATCCGGTGACCATATCGAGCGCTTCCAGTTTACCCTGGGCACCTCGTTCTGA
- the rseP gene encoding RIP metalloprotease RseP gives MTMLGTLLAFAVAIGVLVTFHEFGHYWVARRCGVKVLRFSIGFGKPLYTVRWRGTDWTLSPIPLGGYVKMLDEREVEVPASERHLSFNAQPVGRRMAIVAAGPLANLLLAVILYWLVFLSGVTWLKPGVGSVLPESPAAAAGFRGGEMIAAVNGQSVSSWQDVRLAMMEGLSNGELSFTLSHPVGSVLSVPPGRLAALGTEASSLSRFGLSPVRVLAEIAMVDPAGAGARGGLQVGDRLLAVNGQPISRWEQFTQAIHHHPAQPLRLDVSRHGHTVSLTVTPDSVAGESGQRQGRLGVGPRQDSAWMDSLRMTRQDGPVDALLAAMDKTADTAWTSLVMMGKMLLGRVSMDNLSGPLMIADYAGQSARQGSQSYLEFMALISISLAVLNLLPIPVLDGGHLMYYTVELLRGRPVSERTLAWGQRIGLAALAALMAFALFNDIQRLVTG, from the coding sequence ATGACCATGCTCGGAACCCTGCTGGCATTTGCCGTGGCCATTGGTGTATTGGTCACATTTCATGAATTTGGCCATTACTGGGTGGCGCGGCGCTGTGGGGTGAAAGTGCTGCGGTTTTCCATCGGGTTTGGCAAACCGCTATACACCGTGCGCTGGCGCGGCACCGACTGGACCCTGTCGCCGATTCCGCTGGGTGGCTATGTCAAGATGCTCGACGAGCGCGAAGTCGAGGTGCCGGCCAGCGAGCGTCATCTGTCGTTCAATGCTCAGCCAGTGGGCCGGCGTATGGCGATTGTCGCCGCCGGGCCGCTGGCCAACCTGCTGCTGGCCGTGATCCTGTACTGGCTGGTGTTTCTGTCCGGGGTCACCTGGCTCAAGCCGGGGGTCGGGTCGGTGCTGCCGGAATCGCCTGCTGCCGCTGCCGGGTTTCGCGGTGGCGAAATGATTGCTGCGGTCAATGGCCAGAGCGTCAGCAGCTGGCAGGACGTGCGCCTGGCGATGATGGAAGGCCTGAGCAATGGCGAGCTGAGCTTTACCCTTAGCCATCCCGTCGGCAGCGTGCTCAGCGTGCCACCTGGCCGACTGGCGGCACTGGGCACTGAAGCCAGCAGCTTGTCGCGCTTTGGCCTGTCGCCGGTGCGGGTGCTGGCCGAAATTGCCATGGTTGACCCCGCCGGGGCCGGCGCGCGTGGCGGCCTGCAAGTGGGTGACCGCCTCCTGGCGGTGAATGGCCAGCCAATCAGCCGCTGGGAACAGTTTACCCAGGCGATTCATCACCATCCGGCCCAGCCCTTGCGGCTGGACGTCTCCCGCCATGGCCACACCGTCAGCCTGACCGTCACCCCGGACAGCGTGGCGGGCGAATCCGGCCAGCGCCAGGGCCGGCTGGGCGTGGGCCCGCGTCAGGACAGCGCCTGGATGGACAGCCTGCGCATGACCCGTCAGGATGGGCCGGTTGATGCCCTGCTGGCGGCGATGGACAAAACCGCCGACACCGCCTGGACCAGCCTGGTGATGATGGGCAAAATGCTGCTGGGCCGGGTGTCCATGGACAATCTGTCCGGCCCGCTGATGATTGCCGACTACGCCGGACAGAGCGCCCGCCAGGGCTCGCAGTCGTATCTGGAGTTCATGGCCTTGATCAGCATCAGCCTGGCCGTGCTGAATCTGTTGCCGATTCCGGTGCTCGACGGCGGCCACTTGATGTATTATACGGTCGAGTTATTGCGTGGGCGTCCGGTGTCCGAACGCACGCTGGCCTGGGGCCAGCGCATCGGCCTGGCCGCATTGGCCGCCCTCATGGCATTTGCGCTTTTCAACGACATTCAACGTCTCGTGACGGGTTAA
- the ispC gene encoding 1-deoxy-D-xylulose-5-phosphate reductoisomerase has translation MTLQGLTILGATGTIGVNTLDVASRHPERFRIIALTGQSQLDKLAEQCLRFAPRYAVVLDAAAASVLSAQLAAAGSATEVLYGADALAQVATLPEVDMVMAAIVGAAGLPPTLAAVRAGKRVLLANKESLVMAGELFINAVRASGSVLLPIDSEHNAIFQALPADYHGDLSAAGVDKIVLTASGGPFRGWSAAQLAEVTPAMAVKHPNWVMGRKISVDSATLMNKGLEVIEARWLFNAPPQAIEVIVHPQSVIHSMVRYRDGSVVAQLGTPDMRTPIAHALAWPDRMDAGVAALDFASLSALTFEAPDTTHFPCLRLAFDALNAGGNAPAVLNAANELAVAAFLDGQLAFTGIPTLVETALTRFAGQGSDSVDALLACDHEVRAFCRQKLA, from the coding sequence ATGACTTTGCAAGGCCTGACCATTCTTGGTGCCACTGGCACCATCGGCGTCAACACCCTGGACGTGGCAAGCCGCCATCCCGAGCGTTTTCGCATCATCGCCCTGACCGGGCAATCCCAACTGGACAAGCTGGCCGAGCAATGTCTGCGCTTTGCCCCGCGCTACGCCGTGGTGCTTGATGCCGCCGCTGCCAGCGTGCTGAGCGCGCAACTGGCCGCCGCCGGCAGCGCCACCGAAGTGCTGTACGGCGCTGACGCGCTGGCCCAAGTGGCCACCCTGCCGGAAGTGGACATGGTGATGGCAGCAATTGTTGGTGCCGCCGGCCTGCCGCCCACGCTGGCGGCGGTGCGCGCGGGCAAGCGCGTACTGCTGGCCAACAAGGAATCGCTGGTGATGGCGGGCGAGCTGTTCATCAACGCCGTGCGCGCCAGCGGCAGCGTGCTGCTGCCAATTGATAGCGAGCACAACGCCATTTTTCAGGCGCTGCCGGCAGATTATCACGGTGACCTGAGCGCAGCCGGCGTGGACAAGATTGTGCTCACCGCTTCTGGCGGCCCGTTTCGCGGCTGGTCGGCGGCGCAACTGGCTGAGGTGACCCCGGCCATGGCGGTCAAACACCCCAACTGGGTGATGGGCCGCAAAATTTCGGTGGACTCCGCCACGCTGATGAACAAGGGCCTGGAAGTGATCGAGGCGCGCTGGCTGTTCAATGCTCCGCCGCAGGCGATTGAGGTGATTGTCCATCCGCAAAGCGTGATTCACTCGATGGTGCGCTACCGCGACGGCTCGGTGGTGGCCCAGCTGGGCACACCGGACATGCGCACGCCGATTGCCCATGCGCTGGCCTGGCCGGACCGGATGGACGCCGGGGTGGCCGCGCTGGACTTTGCCAGCCTGTCGGCGCTCACCTTTGAAGCGCCGGACACCACGCATTTTCCGTGTCTGCGCCTGGCATTTGACGCGCTGAACGCTGGCGGCAACGCCCCGGCGGTGCTCAATGCCGCCAACGAACTGGCGGTGGCGGCGTTTCTGGACGGGCAGCTGGCGTTTACCGGCATTCCCACCCTGGTGGAAACCGCCCTGACCCGCTTTGCCGGTCAGGGCAGCGACAGCGTGGACGCCCTGCTGGCCTGCGATCACGAAGTGCGGGCATTCTGCCGCCAGAAGCTGGCATGA
- a CDS encoding phosphatidate cytidylyltransferase, translating into MLIPRIITAIFLVAFMLGGVFYLPTAYWPAFAAAIILPALWEWTRLFRITGLAQAGYLLLSAAMMGAVAQTGLLPGLGMHLLVLVLWLVVVPAWLLQRWTLTDRAQAAMLGWLLLLPAWFALLAWRPGPEQGAALLAVMALVWIADTAAYFAGRAFGKHKLAPAISPGKSWEGVAGALLATGVYTLWVGQSGLFEFVLPWWGWLAVGWGLTAVSVIGDLLESWFKRAAGVKDSSQLLPGHGGVLDRIDSLIAVLAVSQAARYLATHSL; encoded by the coding sequence ATGCTGATTCCACGCATCATCACCGCCATTTTTCTGGTGGCATTCATGCTGGGTGGGGTGTTTTACCTGCCCACCGCCTACTGGCCGGCGTTTGCCGCTGCCATCATCTTGCCGGCGCTGTGGGAATGGACCCGGCTGTTTCGCATCACTGGCCTGGCGCAGGCCGGCTATCTGCTGCTGTCGGCAGCGATGATGGGCGCGGTGGCGCAAACCGGCCTGCTGCCTGGTCTGGGCATGCATCTGCTGGTGCTGGTGCTGTGGCTGGTGGTGGTGCCCGCCTGGCTGCTGCAACGCTGGACGCTGACCGATCGCGCCCAGGCTGCCATGCTCGGCTGGCTGCTGCTGCTGCCGGCCTGGTTTGCCCTGCTGGCCTGGCGACCCGGCCCCGAGCAAGGTGCCGCCTTGCTGGCGGTGATGGCGCTGGTGTGGATTGCCGACACCGCCGCCTACTTTGCCGGTCGTGCGTTTGGCAAGCACAAACTGGCCCCGGCCATCAGCCCTGGCAAAAGCTGGGAAGGCGTGGCCGGCGCGCTGCTGGCCACCGGGGTCTACACGCTGTGGGTGGGCCAGTCCGGCCTGTTTGAATTTGTCCTGCCGTGGTGGGGCTGGCTGGCGGTGGGCTGGGGCCTGACCGCCGTCAGTGTGATTGGCGATTTGCTGGAATCCTGGTTCAAGCGCGCCGCCGGAGTGAAAGACAGCAGCCAGCTGCTGCCCGGCCATGGCGGTGTGCTCGACCGCATCGACAGCCTGATTGCCGTGCTGGCGGTCAGCCAGGCCGCCCGCTACCTTGCCACCCATTCGCTGTAA
- a CDS encoding isoprenyl transferase, producing MFHSATQTIPDVSGIPRHIAIIMDGNGRWAKKRFLPRVAGHKRGVEAVRDTVKSCAAMGVEYLTLFAFSSENWRRPQDEVSFLMELFLQVLEREVERLHRNNIRLKIIGANERFNPALLERIHRAEEKTAANSGLTLTVAADYGGRWDVLQAVKRLSADRQGDLSQISEADLSAHLSMAYAPEPDLFIRTGGEQRISNFLLWQLAYTELHFTQTLWPDFNRAALDLAIDSYRHRERRFGRTTEQLDPAQRRAE from the coding sequence TTGTTCCACAGCGCCACGCAGACCATTCCCGACGTATCCGGCATTCCCCGCCATATTGCCATCATCATGGACGGCAATGGGCGCTGGGCCAAGAAACGCTTTCTTCCACGGGTAGCCGGCCACAAGCGCGGGGTGGAAGCAGTGCGCGATACGGTGAAATCCTGTGCGGCCATGGGGGTGGAATACCTCACCCTGTTTGCTTTTTCCAGCGAAAACTGGCGACGTCCGCAAGACGAAGTGTCGTTTTTGATGGAGCTGTTCCTGCAGGTGCTGGAGCGCGAAGTCGAGCGCCTGCACCGTAACAATATCCGCCTGAAAATCATCGGGGCCAACGAACGCTTCAACCCGGCCCTGCTGGAGCGCATTCATCGCGCTGAAGAAAAAACCGCCGCCAACAGCGGGCTGACACTGACCGTGGCCGCCGACTACGGTGGCCGCTGGGATGTGCTGCAGGCGGTCAAGCGTCTGTCCGCCGATCGCCAGGGCGACCTCAGCCAGATTAGCGAAGCCGATCTGAGCGCCCATCTGTCGATGGCCTACGCCCCCGAGCCCGACCTGTTCATCCGCACTGGCGGCGAACAGCGCATCAGCAATTTCCTGCTCTGGCAGCTGGCTTATACCGAACTGCACTTTACCCAGACCCTGTGGCCGGATTTCAACCGCGCCGCGCTGGATCTGGCGATTGACTCCTACCGTCACCGCGAGCGCCGTTTCGGGCGCACCACCGAGCAGCTTGACCCGGCGCAGCGCCGGGCAGAATAA
- the frr gene encoding ribosome recycling factor: MIQDVKKQAETKMQKTLEAFRTDLTKVRTGRAHTGLLDHVMVDYYGNPTPINQVANVTLIDARTIGVQAWEKPMVAKVEKAIRDSDLGLNPSATGDVIRVPMPALTEERRRDLTKVVKAEAENARVAVRNIRRDANNDCKNLLKDKAITEDDERRAQDDIQKLTDKFIVEVDKALAEKEKELMAV; the protein is encoded by the coding sequence ATGATCCAAGACGTGAAAAAACAAGCCGAAACCAAAATGCAGAAAACCCTGGAAGCCTTCCGGACCGACCTGACCAAGGTGCGCACCGGTCGTGCTCACACCGGGCTGCTGGATCATGTGATGGTGGACTACTACGGCAACCCGACCCCGATCAACCAGGTGGCCAACGTCACCCTGATCGACGCCCGCACCATTGGCGTGCAGGCCTGGGAAAAACCCATGGTTGCCAAGGTGGAAAAAGCCATCCGTGATTCTGATCTGGGGCTGAACCCGTCGGCCACCGGCGACGTGATCCGCGTGCCGATGCCGGCACTGACCGAAGAACGCCGTCGCGACCTGACCAAAGTGGTCAAGGCCGAAGCAGAAAACGCCCGCGTGGCAGTGCGCAATATCCGCCGCGACGCCAACAACGACTGCAAGAACCTGCTCAAGGACAAGGCGATTACCGAAGACGACGAACGTCGCGCCCAGGATGACATCCAGAAGCTGACCGACAAGTTCATCGTTGAAGTGGACAAGGCGCTGGCCGAGAAGGAAAAGGAACTGATGGCCGTATAA
- the pyrH gene encoding UMP kinase has translation MSQTPAYRRILVKLSGEALMGDDSYGINRAVIEKIVGEIKEVAELGVQVGVVIGGGNIFRGIAPAASGMDRATADYMGMLATVMNALALKDAMSKAGLVARVQSALTMQQVAEPYVRGKAMQYLEEGKIVIFAAGTGNPFFTTDTAAALRGIEMGADVMLKATKVDGVYTDDPKKNPDAVRYQTLTFDEAIARNLKVMDATAFALCRDQQFDLKVFSIFKPGALKRVVLGEDEGTLVHC, from the coding sequence ATGAGCCAGACCCCTGCCTACCGGCGCATTCTCGTCAAGCTGTCCGGTGAAGCCCTGATGGGCGACGACAGTTACGGCATCAACCGTGCTGTCATCGAAAAAATTGTCGGCGAAATCAAGGAAGTGGCCGAGCTGGGTGTCCAGGTCGGCGTGGTGATTGGTGGCGGCAACATCTTTCGCGGCATTGCCCCGGCCGCCTCGGGCATGGACCGCGCCACTGCTGACTACATGGGCATGCTGGCCACGGTGATGAACGCGCTGGCGCTGAAGGATGCCATGAGCAAGGCCGGCCTGGTGGCCCGCGTGCAATCGGCACTGACCATGCAGCAAGTGGCCGAGCCGTATGTGCGCGGCAAGGCCATGCAATACCTGGAAGAAGGTAAAATCGTGATCTTTGCCGCCGGCACCGGCAACCCGTTCTTTACCACCGATACCGCCGCCGCCTTGCGTGGCATCGAAATGGGCGCGGATGTGATGCTCAAGGCCACCAAGGTGGATGGCGTGTATACCGATGATCCGAAGAAAAACCCGGACGCGGTGCGCTATCAGACGCTGACCTTTGACGAAGCGATTGCCCGCAACCTGAAGGTGATGGACGCCACCGCCTTTGCCCTGTGCCGTGACCAGCAGTTTGACCTCAAGGTGTTCAGCATCTTCAAGCCGGGTGCGCTCAAGCGCGTGGTGCTTGGCGAAGACGAAGGCACCCTCGTACACTGCTGA
- the tsf gene encoding translation elongation factor Ts has product MADITAKMVADLRAATGLGMMECKKALVETEGDLKAAEELLRIKSGNKASKLAGRTAAEGVVAQFISADGKVGALVEVNSETDFVAKDEGFVAFAKAVAQAVVTGNPADVDALANVATAEGPTVEEARKALIAKLGENMSVRRFVRYDTAGKVAAYLHGAKIGVLVDFAGDDQIGKDVAMHIAASKPICVSKDQVPAETLETERRIYTEQAAQSGKPADIVAKMVEGRINKYLAEVTLLGQQFVKNPDVSVEKLLKDNGASVNAFTMFVVGEGIEKKVEDYAAEVAAAAAAIKG; this is encoded by the coding sequence ATGGCGGACATTACCGCAAAGATGGTCGCTGACCTGCGCGCTGCAACGGGTCTGGGCATGATGGAATGCAAAAAAGCCCTGGTGGAAACCGAAGGCGACCTGAAGGCTGCTGAAGAACTGCTGCGGATCAAGTCCGGCAACAAGGCTTCCAAGCTGGCTGGCCGTACCGCTGCCGAAGGCGTGGTGGCTCAATTCATCTCCGCCGACGGCAAAGTGGGCGCACTGGTGGAAGTGAACAGCGAAACCGACTTCGTGGCCAAGGATGAAGGCTTTGTGGCATTTGCCAAGGCCGTGGCGCAAGCCGTGGTGACCGGCAACCCGGCTGATGTGGATGCGCTGGCCAATGTGGCCACCGCCGAAGGCCCGACCGTCGAAGAAGCCCGCAAGGCGCTGATCGCCAAACTGGGCGAAAACATGTCGGTGCGTCGCTTTGTGCGTTACGACACCGCCGGCAAGGTGGCTGCCTACCTGCACGGTGCCAAGATTGGCGTGCTGGTGGACTTCGCTGGCGACGACCAGATTGGCAAGGACGTGGCCATGCACATTGCCGCTTCCAAGCCGATTTGCGTGTCCAAAGACCAGGTGCCGGCTGAAACGCTGGAAACCGAACGCCGCATCTACACCGAACAGGCTGCCCAGTCCGGCAAGCCGGCTGACATCGTTGCCAAGATGGTGGAAGGCCGCATCAACAAATACCTGGCCGAAGTGACCCTGCTGGGCCAGCAGTTCGTCAAGAATCCGGACGTGAGCGTGGAAAAGCTGCTGAAGGACAACGGCGCTTCGGTCAACGCGTTCACCATGTTCGTGGTGGGTGAAGGCATCGAGAAGAAAGTGGAAGACTACGCTGCTGAAGTGGCTGCCGCTGCGGCTGCCATCAAGGGCTAA